In Erpetoichthys calabaricus chromosome 2, fErpCal1.3, whole genome shotgun sequence, a genomic segment contains:
- the lto1 gene encoding protein LTO1 homolog, whose amino-acid sequence MAGPNRSDDLFDSILMADDRFRGEGYMEGFEEGERIGIIEGRCHGAVHGGKVASEVAFYYGFAFTWKCLLQNSTDVKAGKRLKTLETLIGMIQSFSHSDPASTTLQDDLDKVRSKFRQVCSLFSIPADFRQCFEHSGVSF is encoded by the exons ATGGCTGGTCCAAACAGAAGCGATGATTTGTTCGACAGCATCTTGATGGCCGATGACAG ATTCCGTGGGGAGGGCTACATGGAAGGTTTTGAGGAAGGTGAAAGAATTGGAATCATTGAAGGGAGATGTCACGGGGCAGTTCATGGCGGAAAAGTTGCATCTGAG GTGGCATTTTACTATGGCTTTGCATTTACCTGGAAATGTCTTCTTCAGAACAGCACTGATGTAAAAGCTGG AAAAAGACTGAAGACTTTAGAAACACTTATTGGAATGATTCAGAGTTTTTCACACAGTGACCCAGCTAGCACAACACTACAAGATGACCTTGACAAAGTCCGGTCCAAGTTTCGACAG GTTTGTTCTCTTTTTAGTATCCCTGCAGACTTCAGGCAGTGCTTTGAGCATTCTGGAGTGTCTTTCTGA